The genomic interval CGCACGAGTCCGTACTTGGGGGAACCTTTTGTCGTACGCGAGGTGTCGGGATGGGATCGGGTAGAGCCGTACCCAGCGGATCGGCCCGGGGGAGAGGGCGACGCCGGCGACGCAGACCGTGTCCTCGTAGCTAGTGGACGGGTTGGGTGTCGTCTTGACGAGGATGAGGACGTCGATGGTGCGCCCGGCGCGGTCGCGCTGTCTCGCTTCCTCGAGGGTCTCAGTCGTCCCGTCGGCTGTCATGGCTCAGTCCTCGTCCCACTCATAGTCGGGGCGCTTGTGCGCGGGTGTGCGGTCGGTATTCGCCGTGGTGGTGGCCGGTCCGAGGGTGTCGATCCAGTCGTCGTCGACCGTTTCGGCAGTGGCGGTGCGCAGGACGACCTCGGCCTTCAGCCTGGTGCTTGACCGCTGCCCTGGCGACGGGCAGGAGTCCGCACTGCTCGGTGTAGGTGCTGATGGCCACCCTCTGATGATCCCAGACGCCTGTGACACCGACGAGGGATTCTTGCTGCGAGTTGCTCACCTTCGGTCCTGGCGGGGCGGCTCAGACCACGAGTTCGGGAGGCAGCACGTCGGCGCGCAGCAGCCGCGCTAGCTCGACGGACTCGACGTTCAGTCCCGTGCGCCGCCTGAGCTCCTTGCGAACCTCGTCCACGACTTTCTCGGACAGCACGACCTTGGCCAGGTGCTTGGGGGCGGTGGCTGCCCTCTCCCTCCACAGGTCCTCGATCTGTCCGCGTCCGAAGGACTCCCTCAACAGGAGGAACAGCGCCGCCGCCTTCGTCGCGGTCATGCCCTCTGCGAGCAGGTCAACCTCGAGCACAAGGTCGATGGTCACGGGCAGGCCAGCGATGAGCTTGTACACCTGCCACTGGGGCCCGTTCGTCAGTATCAGCCACTCGACGCCCTCGTTGACGGCGTACATCTCGACCTGACGCAGGTGCCTCTGGCTGAGCCTGGTGGTGCAGCGCTTGACCTCCACGAAAGCCGACAGCTGCTGGTCCACACGGATGCCGTAGTCCGCGAACTCTCCCTTGACCCGGTACTCCGTGGTCAGGTCGGAGTACTTGTCGTACCCCAGGGCGTCACACAGGATGTCGGTCACGAACAGCCGGGTGTCGCCCTCGTTCGCGTCTCGGGCCACGAGCTCGGCAGCAGGCTTGAGCATGCTGCGCACGACCTTGCGCAGCCGATCACGGGTGTCGGTCTCCCACTTGGGCGTCCTGGACCTGGGCGCGTCAGCCAAGTGTCTCCTGATCGTAGGGGATGTCGGGGATAGTGAGGGGGCCGGAAAGCAGTCAGACGTCGTCGACGTCGTCGGGCGGGACCTGGGACTCGTCCTCGGGCTCAACGGCGGGCAGGCCCTCGCGCTCGCGGCGCTCAGCCTCCCAGTCACCATGGTCTGACGCCGCCAACTCCTACACTGCAGGCAGCCCCGCACCAGCCTGCCCACCGCCGTCGGGAGGAACAGCCACCCGGGAGCGCTCGCGGGCAGCAACCTCGGCCTCAGCCTCACGGAGGACCTGGACGGGGTCAAGGCCGAGCGCTCCGCACAGCATCGTGTACTCGTCGAGGGTCATGACCTTGTCCCCCGCGAGCATGCGGTTGATCTGGGAGAAGTTGACCCCGGAGGTGTCACCAAGCGCCCTGAACGACATGCCCGCGCTCTCGCGCGCTGCCGAGATCCGAGCGGAGCAGGCACGGCAGCGCCTCAGCAATCAAGCCCTCGCAGCGCGTTGCGGGCTTGAGCAGAGCAATGTCGCTCGCAAGGTGCAGGCCTCACGCGAGATCACAGTGACCGAGTTCGTCGCCATGTCTATGGGGCTCGGCATCGAGCCGGTCGAGATACTCAGTCGCGCGTCGAGACTCGTCCTCAGCGATCCGGCGCCCGCGGCTGCGTCGTCGTCCGATTTATAGGATGTGTTTATGAGCCAGACCCTGCCCGGTGACCAGTGGGTCGCCTACCTTGACGAGTCTCAGCAGCGTGACCATTACTTCGTGGCAGCGGCGCTGGGACCAGCGTCTCAGTGGAACCTGATCGGCGAGCGACTCGCGGCGCTCAGGGCGTCTGCCGCTCAGGTGTATGAAACCCCTTTGGACGCTGAGTTCCACGGTCATCCTCTCATGAACGGTAAAGGCGACTGGACGGCGCGCGTGGCAGGCACCGTGAGGCCGTCAACACCTATTGGAGTGCTGGGTGTTTTTCGGACTGTGTGTTGTGTGCGTCAGGCTGCTTTGTGGTGCCCCAGGAGCTCGCGCTCGACCTCGTTGGGCGTGCGGTATCCCAGGGCTGAGTGCAGCCGGGTGTGATTGCAGGGCGGCTCGATCCATGAGGCGATATCGGGCTCATCCCCATTGAGGGTGTGGGTGGGGTCTGAGTCCTCCGGTCTCTAGTTGTGCTTTCTTTGGGGTTGTGAACGGGTTGGGTGGAGGCCTGCTGGGCGGGATGCGGGGTTGACGCCCACGTGCGGTCTGGGGAGGCCTTCATGGCGCATGCTGGCGCACCTTTGACGCCTGGGGGGCGTCGTCGTCTTGCCCGCCTGGGGGTGGAGGGCTGGTCCATGGGCCGGGCGGCTGAGTGCTTGCGGGTCTGGCCGGCGACGGTCGGCCGGTGGCTGGGGCCGCTACCGGGCCCCGGTGCGCTGTGTGGAGCGCCATTGATCAGTTCGGACCACGTTCGGTCGTTCGGACCACGTTCGGTCGTTTGGACCACGTTCGGTCGTTTGGACCACCCCAGACGCGTCCGTAGGTGGTCCGAACGACGGCAGGTGGTCCAAGATGGCAACAAGTGGTCCACACTAACTGTGCCTCCTCGGGACAAGACCCCTGCCTACCACCAGCACGCCCCCGCGTGAGCGAGAGGGGGGCGCTGGCGGGCCTGGCCCACCACTTGCGACCGCGCGGCGCAGCACCGCGCCCACCGGCCACGGCCAGGCCCCGAGCCAGGCCGACGCCGTGGCCCCGCTCGGCCCCAAAAGGGACGGCCCCCTTACGCAGGCGCCCTGGCCCAGGCCCTGAACCCACTGTCACAAGGGCCAAGCCCATCCGCAACCGCGCCCACCTCGACACCCACAGCCCCTTCCAGGACCTGGACGATCTGGACGACGCCCGTGACCGCCACCACCCAGCAGGCCCCACTGGGCGGGCACCACCCGCCCCCACCCCACCACCGCCACGCTGCGCCCCCGCCCGGGCACGACAGCACCCTCCAACCAGACACCAACACCCCCCACACCCACCACCCACGCGCCCACCACCCCAACCAGCAACCACCGGCACCAGACAAACCAGCCCCCACCAAACCCGGAGCCTGACACAACCAGAGACCAGAGGACCCAGACCCCACCCACACCCTCAAATGGGATGAGCCCGATATCGTTCATGGCTTTCTCGCGCGTGGGGTAGACCATCCTGTGGACCCTCTCATTCTTGAGGGTGGCGTTGAAGGACTCCACCCAGGCGTTGTCCCAGCACACCCCGGTCCGCCCCACCGAGGCCCGGATGCCATACCTGTTCAGATGCGCGGAGAACTGCTCGGACGTGTACTGAGAACCCCGGCCGGTGTGGAAGATAGTCTCACCCTTGACGGTAGGGCAGCTGCGCACGGCCATACCGGTGGCGTCGCACACTAGGCGGGTGCGCATGTTATCGGCCATCGCGTAGCCCACCACCTTCTTTGTGGCACAGTCCAGGACAGTGGCCAGGTAGACGAACCCAGCCCACGTGCGGACACAGGTGATGTCGCCACCCACGCGGCTCCTGGCGTCTTAGCGGTCAAGTCCCTGTGCACCAGGTCGGGACTGGACCCCACGTTGGCGGCCGGAGTGGTGGTGGGGGCCATTGTCTTACCCTCCGAGACCTAGGCGACCAGCTGGGACACGCGTTGCGGGGAGATACCCATGAGGGCGGCGATGTCACGGCCGGTGAGTCCCTGTGCGCGTAGGGCCGTGATGGCAGCGCGCGAGGCGTCTCGGGCCGCGTCTTGTGCGCGAGCCAGGTCGGCTGCTGCGCGCTGATAGTCCTCCACTAGGGCCGCCCACTGTGGGTCTGCGGTGGTGATAGTGACGGCGTAGTCAGATGGGTCACGATCGGTCATGAGGGCGGCAGCGTCTGCGACCTCGGCGGCGATATCGCTCAGGCGTCGCGCCTGGGTGCCGTACTCGTGGCCGTCGATGGTGAAGTCTGCGACCCACCACGTGCCGTCGCGGGTGACGGTGGCATTAATGGTGCTCATTGTCAGTTCTCCTCCTGTGCGTCCTGGCAGCGTTTGATGATCTTGCGGGCGAGCATCTCGGCGACCTCGCGGTGGCGCGGGATCGGCTCACGCCACGTGCCCACGGTGGCGATGGTGTAGTTGCCACCCTCTTTGAGCGTGAGGGTGAGGCCGTGCTCCTTGGCGATCGCCTGGAGGGCTTTCTCCAGGTCCCTGCGCTTCATGACATGAAGTCTACCCCCCTAGACGTCATTTGTCTAGGGGGGTAGATCGACGGGTTCGTGTCCACCACTCCGCCTTCGTCTCCGTCATCCTAGTCGAACTCGGGGCGCGCGGGCGCGCGGGCGCGGCGGCGAGGGCGAGACAACAGTGGACAAGGACAGTGATCCGAGCGGAGCAGGCACGGCCGCGCCCCAGCAAGTGGTGCGCGGCCGTACCGACGACGCTCTGACAGCCGGGGCATCGCATGGCGCGCTCGTCCCAGACGGAGCCGAGCAGGTCGCGAGGCAGGGGCTCCGTGATGAGGTCCTTTCGGGCGTCCACGACGTAGTTTGCCTGCGTGTTCTTGATCGTCTCGAGGGAGTCAGCGATGACAAGGACGGTCTCGATGTTCCCTCGTTCTGGAACTGCTTCTCAAGACTGGTGTCGGTGGCGACAGCAGCGTCGTTGTCATTGCCAAACCGGATCTCCTCGCGGAGCGCCTCGATCGCGTGGTCATACATGAGGATAAGGTAGAGGCATGTCGACAACGATCGACGTGTATCCGACAACGAGCCACTTGCCGCTCGTTGAGCAGACACGAGCCCGCACGCAAGAACTATTTCAAGAACTCCTCGACCGGTACGAGGTCGGCTCCACCATCGAAATCAAAGCATTCTATCCCACCGATAATGACACGGATATACGTTACGTCAACAAGGACGTGGCATGGGCCCCAGATACGCACTTGGGTTTCGCCTACTGGATCGACGGAAAATGGGATTCTAGTTCGTGGCCCAGTTGTTTCCCTGTGGGCGATGATGATCGAATCTCCGAAGAAGATCTCGTCTACCCGTTCGACTCAAAGCCTGAGCATCTTGGCCTGTGGTCCATCGTCGAGGAGTTTGAAGGTCTTCTTCCTCCTGAGAAACTCGCGAGACTTCTCAGCCAAGACCATTACTGGTACGAGTACCGAAACTTCGCCGGCCCCGCAGTGGCCTCAACCGGTTACGGGCTCGTCGCCGCCGCACTCGCTGAAGCTACCGATGGAGTCATTGCTTCATTCGACAGCGCATTCGAATGTGAACACAACGGTGAGACCGCCGAAGAATTCCTTGCCTGGTGGGGTGATCGCCAGATCGCCTTCTACGGGATCGAGAGATTCACACAAGCCCCCAACACCTGAGCAGCTGGCCGGGACCTGCAGTTCCCGGCCTCGACGAACACGTGGACACCAGCGGGGTACGAGAATGGGCTCCCGCCGGTGTCAGCGGGAGCCCGTTCCTCCTGGGATTGCGGCAGGGCTCACTTCTTGCGAGTGACGCCGAGGAAGACGCTGATGAGGACCATCGCGCAGACGATGGACAGGATCCAGCGGATCCAGTCGATGCCGGCGGTCTCCGCGACGCCGAGGAGGCTCGCGCCCCAGCCGCCGAGGAAGGCGCCGAGGGCACCGAGGATGATGGTCCACAGGACGGAAAGCTTCTGTTCTCCCTTCATGAAAAGGCGGGCGAGGGCACCGACGACGGCGCCGGCCACGATCATGCCGATGAGTTCCATGTGTTCTCCTGTCGGGTGGGTCGAAGCGCCGACGACGTCGACGCCGGGCCATCAACCGATGGTTGACGGCTCAAGTTTACTTCATGTCACCACATAGGCCTATTCACCCGGCTCCGCAACGGACGAAAGACCCGCGAACGCACAGGATTCTGCCGGTCCGGCCGCTTCAACACCGGGACTCAGCGACCCCGGTGACCCTGACGCCCCGCGCCGCGGGCAAAGGCCCCCGCACCACGCCCAGCGGAGCCGCCGGAGCGTCCGGAGGCAGCCGCGGTGCCCGTCCGGCCTGACCTCGCAGGCACCCTGCCCGTCGGCTTCCTGGCCGCGTGACCCGCCGACTTTCCGACCGCCTTCGCCGTCGGCTTCCCGGAACCCCTCCTGGCCGCGTTGGAACGCCCGCGACCCGAGTGTCCCCGCCCGGCACCACCTGCGCGCCCCTCCTTCGTCCGCCCCGGGTGCTCGCCCTTGAAGGCCGCCCCCTCAGGCATGTCCTCGACCGCCAGGCGCGGCGCCTCCTCGCCCACGAGCACCGTCACGGACTCGTCATCGGGACGCACCCGCTCGATATCGGCCGTGATCTTGGCCTTCTTGAGCAGGACCTGGACGTCGTGCTTCTGCTCCGGCAGCACGAGGGTGACGACGACGCCCTCGGCACCCGCGCGGGCCGTGCGCCCCGAGCGGTGCAGGTAGGCCTTGTGCTCGGCCGGCGGGTCCACGTGCACGACGAGCTCGACCCCGGAGACGTCGATGCCGCGGGCGGCGATGTCGGTGGCAACCATGACGTGCGCCTGACCGGAGGTGAAGGAGGCCATGGCCCGCTCGCGCGCGTTCTGGCTCATGTTGCCCTGGAGCTCGACCGCCGGGATGCCGGCCAGCACGAGCTTGCGCGCCAGGCGGCGCGCCAGGTGCTTGGTGCGGGTGAACAGGATGCGCTGACCGGTGCCGGAGGCGAGGCGGACGACGACGGCGTCCTTCGCCGTCTTGTCGGACACCATCCACACGCGGTGGTCCATGGTGCGCACGGGCGAGGAGGCGGGGTCGATGGCGTGGTGGAGCGGGTCGTGCAGGAACTCCTTGACCAGGGTGTCGACGCCGTTGTCCAGCGTCGCGGAGAACAGCATCCGCTGGCCTCGCTCGGGGGTGGCACGCATGATGCGGCGCACGTTGGGCAGGAAGCCGAGGTCCGCCATGTGGTCGGCCTCGTCCAGGACGGTGATGCTCACCTCGTCGAGAGCGACGACATCCTGGCCCATGAGGTCGAGGAGCCGTCCGGGGCAGGCGACGACGATGTCGACACCCGCGGCCATGGCCTTCTCCTGGGGCTTCTGGGACACGCCGCCGAAGATCGTCGTCACGCTCAGCTCGAGAGCCTGGGCGAGCGGGCGGATCGTGTCCGCGATCTGAATGGCGAGCTCACGGGTGGGAGCCAGGACGAGACCGATGGGGTGGCCGGGGCGGGCGGCGTCCTCGTCGGCCAGACGCTGGACGAGCGGCAGGGCGAAGGCGAGGGTCTTGCCGCTGCCGGTGCGCCCACGCCCCAGCACGTCACGTCCGCGCAGCGTGTCCGGCAGGGTCGCCGTCTGAATGGGGAAGGGCGAGGTGAAGCCGCGGGCGTCAAGGTCGGCGACGAGATCAGGGTCCACGCCGAGCGAGGCGAAGGTGGCCTGGCCGTCGGCGGGGAGGGTGGAAGAGGTGAAGGGCGCGCGGGTAGCAGGCCTGCGAGTGGTGGGCACGGGTGTCCGTTCGTTCGGGACCGCGGGCCCGGCGCACCGGTGCCGGGGCGGTCGGGCGCAGCGGTGCGCGGGGTGCCGGCGTTCAGGGCTCAACGGACCGCCTCCCGGGTGGGAGCGGGCCGGAGCCGGGGCACCAGCCCGGCCGCGGCAGGACGCCGGGCCGAGTGTCGAGTCTTCCAGGTGGGCGGGCGCCCCGCCATGACGAAGACCTCCTCCAGCGCGGACACTCACGTGAGCCGCGTCACATGCGCCCCCAGTGTGTGCCGCGCGTCCCGCGCACCACTGAGGCAACGGGCACTGGCAGCGCAGCCAGCACGGCTCCCCGGCCCCACGGGGGCCGGGGAGAGCCGTTCACGTGTTGACGGACGGAGTGCGCCTGCGCTCAGGCGCTCTCGCCGAAGACCGTTGCGCTGGCGTTCTCACCCTCAGCCGACGAGGTGACCGCGTTGCCACCGTCGGTGGTCAGCGAGACCGTCACGTCGCTGCCGTCCTTGATCTGGGCACCAAGCTTGAGCATCGCGATGTCGATCTCCTGCGACGGGGCAAGGTTGACCGTCTCACTGAAGGGCAGCCCATGGTTGCTGAACGTCTGATCCAGCGGAGCACCGTTGACGTCGATCGTCGTCATGGAGATGTCAGCCTTGGTCGCCGTCGTGCTCG from Actinomyces respiraculi carries:
- a CDS encoding helix-turn-helix domain-containing protein, giving the protein MLRRCRACSARISAARESAGMSFRALGDTSGVNFSQINRMLAGDKVMTLDEYTMLCGALGLDPVQVLREAEAEVAARERSRVAVPPDGGGQAGAGLPAV
- a CDS encoding helix-turn-helix domain-containing protein, encoding MSTINATVTRDGTWWVADFTIDGHEYGTQARRLSDIAAEVADAAALMTDRDPSDYAVTITTADPQWAALVEDYQRAAADLARAQDAARDASRAAITALRAQGLTGRDIAALMGISPQRVSQLVA
- a CDS encoding GlsB/YeaQ/YmgE family stress response membrane protein codes for the protein MELIGMIVAGAVVGALARLFMKGEQKLSVLWTIILGALGAFLGGWGASLLGVAETAGIDWIRWILSIVCAMVLISVFLGVTRKK
- a CDS encoding type I restriction enzyme HsdR N-terminal domain-containing protein, which gives rise to MADAPRSRTPKWETDTRDRLRKVVRSMLKPAAELVARDANEGDTRLFVTDILCDALGYDKYSDLTTEYRVKGEFADYGIRVDQQLSAFVEVKRCTTRLSQRHLRQVEMYAVNEGVEWLILTNGPQWQVYKLIAGLPVTIDLVLEVDLLAEGMTATKAAALFLLLRESFGRGQIEDLWRERAATAPKHLAKVVLSEKVVDEVRKELRRRTGLNVESVELARLLRADVLPPELVV
- a CDS encoding DEAD/DEAH box helicase, encoding MPTTRRPATRAPFTSSTLPADGQATFASLGVDPDLVADLDARGFTSPFPIQTATLPDTLRGRDVLGRGRTGSGKTLAFALPLVQRLADEDAARPGHPIGLVLAPTRELAIQIADTIRPLAQALELSVTTIFGGVSQKPQEKAMAAGVDIVVACPGRLLDLMGQDVVALDEVSITVLDEADHMADLGFLPNVRRIMRATPERGQRMLFSATLDNGVDTLVKEFLHDPLHHAIDPASSPVRTMDHRVWMVSDKTAKDAVVVRLASGTGQRILFTRTKHLARRLARKLVLAGIPAVELQGNMSQNARERAMASFTSGQAHVMVATDIAARGIDVSGVELVVHVDPPAEHKAYLHRSGRTARAGAEGVVVTLVLPEQKHDVQVLLKKAKITADIERVRPDDESVTVLVGEEAPRLAVEDMPEGAAFKGEHPGRTKEGRAGGAGRGHSGRGRSNAARRGSGKPTAKAVGKSAGHAARKPTGRVPARSGRTGTAAASGRSGGSAGRGAGAFARGAGRQGHRGR
- a CDS encoding DDE-type integrase/transposase/recombinase, producing the protein MGGDITCVRTWAGFVYLATVLDCATKKVVGYAMADNMRTRLVCDATGMAVRSCPTVKGETIFHTGRGSQYTSEQFSAHLNRYGIRASVGRTGVCWDNAWVESFNATLKNERVHRMVYPTREKAMNDIGLIPFEGVGGVWVLWSLVVSGSGFGGGWFVWCRWLLVGVVGAWVVGVGGVGVWLEGAVVPGRGRSVAVVGWGRVVPAQWGLLGGGGHGRRPDRPGPGRGCGCRGGRGCGWAWPL